A single window of Agromyces aureus DNA harbors:
- the mnhG gene encoding monovalent cation/H(+) antiporter subunit G has protein sequence MSAAEIAVGLLIVVSGFLSMAAGIGIVRFPDVLTRLHAATKPQVLGLAAVLVAIVVQVPTWGVVTTVVLIMTFQLLTQPMTAHMLGRAAYRSDHVRRDLLIEDELDRDIAAHDQPGRG, from the coding sequence ATGAGCGCCGCCGAGATCGCCGTCGGCCTGCTCATCGTGGTGAGCGGGTTCCTGTCGATGGCCGCGGGCATCGGCATCGTGCGCTTCCCTGATGTGCTCACGCGACTGCACGCCGCGACGAAGCCGCAGGTGCTCGGGCTCGCCGCGGTGCTCGTCGCGATCGTCGTGCAGGTGCCGACGTGGGGCGTGGTCACCACGGTCGTGCTCATCATGACGTTCCAGCTGCTCACCCAGCCGATGACCGCGCACATGCTGGGGCGCGCCGCCTACCGCAGCGACCACGTGCGCCGCGACCTGCTCATCGAGGACGAGCTCGACCGCGACATCGCCGCGCACGACCAGCCGGGCCGGGGCTGA
- a CDS encoding ribbon-helix-helix domain-containing protein — protein MGGEETINGVPVTEEQISAWAAEAEAGYDIDALKRRGRGRPGRGAEPAQVVALRLTAEELAVLDARAAREHKSRSDLIREAIAAYAA, from the coding sequence ATGGGTGGTGAAGAGACGATCAACGGCGTTCCGGTTACCGAGGAGCAGATCTCGGCCTGGGCGGCGGAAGCTGAAGCCGGGTACGACATCGACGCACTCAAGCGGCGAGGACGTGGGCGACCTGGGCGCGGAGCGGAGCCCGCGCAGGTAGTCGCTCTACGTCTCACAGCGGAGGAACTCGCCGTTCTCGATGCCCGTGCTGCACGGGAGCACAAGTCGCGCTCAGACCTGATCCGTGAAGCGATCGCCGCGTACGCGGCGTGA
- a CDS encoding toxin, which produces MKVHDSALKHGIDPEDAIRAAGRALWIEDLDDDSPARQLRLGFDRQGRLLETVVLVFDSGNELVIHAMKARPQMLDLLP; this is translated from the coding sequence GTGAAGGTTCACGACTCCGCACTCAAGCACGGCATCGATCCCGAGGACGCCATCCGGGCCGCCGGCCGGGCACTGTGGATCGAGGATCTCGACGACGACTCGCCTGCGCGTCAACTCCGACTCGGGTTCGACAGGCAGGGGCGCCTCTTGGAAACGGTTGTTCTGGTCTTCGACAGTGGCAACGAACTCGTCATTCATGCAATGAAGGCTCGCCCCCAGATGCTCGATCTCCTGCCGTAA
- a CDS encoding helix-turn-helix transcriptional regulator has protein sequence MVENEVAGRRRPSGGSLAASWRGAEEAGGASMRPMNTTRIIDLRQEYGWTQERLATESGVGLRTIQRLEAGQDASLETLSLVAEALRVSVRDLFIAIDDADLGNRVESLQSRTEDQQAARDRLTGAWRWLYIGIGVVLTLVSFTLGQYGLVVFLAYWTGGYLILVAIRRIYLEPRLEEKYPLSRSKKQRRSQRAPLTDSKPATEAPLEAQP, from the coding sequence ATGGTTGAGAATGAGGTGGCGGGAAGGCGGCGGCCGAGCGGCGGCTCACTGGCGGCGTCGTGGCGTGGTGCTGAGGAGGCGGGCGGAGCGAGCATGAGACCCATGAACACCACACGAATCATCGACCTTCGTCAGGAGTACGGCTGGACCCAGGAGCGGCTCGCGACTGAGAGCGGCGTCGGGCTTCGAACGATTCAGCGGTTGGAGGCCGGGCAGGACGCCAGCCTGGAGACGTTGTCCCTTGTCGCTGAGGCGCTTCGCGTCTCCGTTCGAGACCTTTTCATCGCGATCGATGACGCTGACCTCGGAAACCGTGTTGAGTCCCTGCAGTCCCGGACAGAGGATCAGCAGGCCGCCCGCGACCGGCTCACCGGCGCGTGGCGGTGGCTCTATATCGGAATCGGCGTGGTCCTCACCTTGGTCAGCTTCACGCTCGGTCAGTACGGGCTTGTTGTTTTCCTCGCCTACTGGACTGGTGGGTACCTGATTCTCGTCGCGATACGAAGGATTTACCTCGAACCGCGACTCGAGGAGAAGTACCCGCTCTCGCGGAGTAAGAAGCAGCGCCGATCGCAACGTGCGCCTCTGACCGATTCGAAACCGGCCACGGAGGCGCCGCTCGAAGCACAGCCG